From Pelosinus fermentans DSM 17108, the proteins below share one genomic window:
- the narH gene encoding nitrate reductase subunit beta: MKIKAQLAMVINLDKCIGCHTCSVTCKNTWTNREGAEYMWFNNVETKPGIGYPVEWENQEKYKGGWELQDGKIRLKGGSRLAKLLFKLFHNPDMPTLDDYYEPWTYDYEKLLNSPTKRYQPVARPKSVITGKNMELKWGPNWEDDLAGAHQTGNKDPNIVKMQEKVKFEFEQTFMAYLPRLCEHCLNPGCVAACPSGAIYKREEDGIVLVDQDACRGWRLCMTGCPYKKVYFNWQTHKAEKCIFCFPRVESGQPTICSETCSGRVRYMGVILYDADKVKEAASTVNEQNLYEAQLGVFLDPADPGVIAKARLDGIREDWLEDAKRSPIYDLAVRYGVALPLHPEFRTMPMVWYIPPLSPIVSAAKEQGVNQNLFPLLDDMRIPIEYLANILTAGNTEAVKIALGKLLAMRTYMRSINMNKTVDVDKLRKAGLDEIAAERMYRLLAIAKYEDRFVIPTSHQEKYVNVYKQQGSCGYSLPQGNSFYSTGGEEGDS, encoded by the coding sequence TTGAAGATTAAAGCTCAATTGGCTATGGTAATTAATTTGGATAAATGCATTGGCTGCCATACTTGCAGTGTGACCTGTAAGAATACTTGGACCAATCGTGAGGGTGCGGAGTATATGTGGTTTAACAATGTAGAAACCAAACCTGGCATTGGTTATCCTGTGGAATGGGAAAATCAAGAAAAATACAAAGGTGGTTGGGAATTACAAGATGGTAAAATCAGGCTAAAAGGCGGCAGTCGTTTGGCAAAGTTATTATTTAAGTTGTTTCATAATCCTGATATGCCGACCCTTGATGATTACTACGAACCTTGGACATATGATTATGAAAAACTACTGAACAGTCCCACCAAGCGCTATCAGCCCGTTGCCCGTCCTAAATCAGTGATTACTGGTAAGAATATGGAGTTGAAGTGGGGGCCAAACTGGGAAGATGATTTGGCAGGTGCCCATCAAACTGGTAATAAGGACCCGAATATAGTAAAGATGCAGGAAAAAGTGAAATTTGAGTTTGAACAGACCTTCATGGCCTATTTACCAAGGCTTTGTGAACACTGTCTAAATCCCGGCTGTGTGGCAGCATGTCCTTCAGGTGCTATTTATAAGCGGGAAGAAGATGGCATTGTTTTAGTCGATCAGGACGCTTGTCGAGGCTGGCGTCTGTGCATGACGGGTTGCCCGTATAAAAAGGTTTATTTTAATTGGCAAACCCATAAGGCCGAAAAATGTATTTTTTGCTTTCCCCGGGTGGAATCTGGTCAGCCAACTATTTGTTCGGAAACTTGTTCCGGGCGTGTGCGGTATATGGGCGTTATATTGTATGATGCAGATAAAGTAAAAGAAGCGGCATCCACTGTCAATGAACAGAATTTATATGAGGCTCAGCTTGGTGTATTCTTAGACCCGGCTGATCCTGGAGTGATTGCAAAGGCTCGCCTTGATGGCATTCGTGAAGATTGGTTAGAGGATGCGAAGCGTTCCCCCATCTATGATTTAGCTGTACGGTATGGGGTGGCACTGCCGCTGCATCCGGAATTTCGCACCATGCCAATGGTATGGTATATACCACCTCTTAGTCCCATTGTTAGTGCGGCAAAAGAACAAGGAGTAAATCAAAATTTATTTCCGTTACTCGATGATATGCGTATTCCCATCGAGTACTTGGCCAATATCTTGACGGCTGGTAATACAGAAGCTGTAAAAATTGCTTTAGGTAAACTGCTTGCGATGCGAACCTATATGCGATCAATCAATATGAACAAAACAGTTGATGTGGATAAGCTAAGGAAGGCTGGTCTTGATGAAATTGCTGCTGAGCGTATGTATCGTCTGCTGGCCATTGCCAAATATGAGGATCGCTTTGTTATTCCCACATCACATCAAGAAAAATATGTGAATGTATATAAACAACAAGGTAGTTGTGGTTATTCTCTGCCCCAGGGTAACTCTTTCTATAGCACTGGAGGTGAAGAAGGTGATAGCTAA
- a CDS encoding GAF domain-containing protein: MDTLAGVINKYLEELRQRTDADFSAFACQEPGEAVIRWKYAVGNKNERFRRIVLRSGKGIAGKVLMAGRPMILENYEHRQHDDPQEYPILYAEELRSALGVPVLIAGRVKGVLLIGYRNPCRIEEVIVGLVKQVAKEMENIIGI, encoded by the coding sequence ATGGATACACTAGCAGGAGTAATTAATAAATATTTGGAGGAGTTACGACAACGGACTGATGCTGACTTCTCGGCTTTTGCCTGTCAAGAGCCAGGAGAAGCTGTTATTCGTTGGAAATATGCAGTAGGTAATAAAAATGAACGTTTTCGACGAATTGTATTACGTTCTGGTAAAGGAATTGCAGGAAAAGTATTGATGGCAGGTAGGCCAATGATATTAGAGAATTATGAGCATAGGCAACATGATGACCCTCAAGAATATCCCATTCTTTATGCTGAAGAACTGCGATCCGCTTTGGGAGTTCCAGTCTTGATAGCGGGAAGAGTAAAAGGTGTGTTATTAATTGGTTATCGTAATCCATGTAGAATAGAAGAAGTGATAGTTGGATTAGTGAAACAAGTTGCTAAAGAAATGGAAAATATAATAGGTATCTGA
- the asrC gene encoding sulfite reductase subunit C gives MDINTKILKKNAFRITKERYKTAIRIRVPGGEMAAKYLDTVKYVAETFGNGTIHITTRQGFEISGIDIEKMAEVNAIIQSLIDGLEVNQTDSNAGYSAAGTRNVAACIGSRVCQFANFDTSAFAQRIEKVIFPNDYHVKIALTGCPNDCIKARMNDFGIIGMNEPQYDSYRCIGCQACVKACEKKSAGALKFENFKVVRHSDKCIGCGECVLKCPTGAWTRSSNNLYQLVIMGRTGRKNPRIAQPFIKWIDEASVLEIIKNTYAYVHNYIDKDAPGGKEHVGYIVDRTGYQVFKNWVLKDVILNPKAQVAEYIYW, from the coding sequence ATGGATATAAATACAAAAATACTAAAAAAGAATGCCTTTCGTATAACAAAGGAAAGATATAAGACTGCTATTAGGATTAGGGTTCCAGGGGGAGAAATGGCAGCAAAATATCTGGATACGGTTAAGTACGTGGCAGAAACATTTGGTAATGGTACCATTCATATAACAACGCGACAAGGTTTTGAGATTTCAGGTATTGATATTGAAAAAATGGCAGAGGTGAATGCCATAATTCAAAGTCTAATCGACGGACTTGAAGTTAACCAAACTGATTCTAATGCAGGATATTCTGCAGCAGGTACCAGAAATGTTGCGGCCTGTATTGGGAGTCGGGTATGCCAGTTTGCTAATTTTGATACAAGTGCTTTTGCTCAACGGATAGAGAAAGTGATTTTTCCTAATGATTATCATGTGAAAATTGCTCTTACTGGTTGTCCTAATGATTGTATTAAGGCAAGAATGAATGATTTTGGCATTATTGGCATGAACGAGCCACAGTATGATTCCTATCGGTGCATTGGATGTCAGGCATGTGTAAAAGCTTGTGAAAAAAAATCTGCTGGCGCCTTGAAATTTGAAAACTTTAAGGTAGTCAGGCATTCAGATAAATGCATTGGCTGCGGAGAATGTGTATTAAAGTGCCCAACAGGGGCTTGGACGAGAAGTTCCAATAATTTATATCAGCTTGTAATTATGGGAAGAACGGGAAGAAAGAACCCTAGAATTGCGCAGCCGTTTATCAAGTGGATTGATGAAGCTAGTGTTTTAGAGATCATTAAAAATACCTATGCCTATGTCCATAATTATATAGACAAAGATGCACCAGGAGGAAAGGAACATGTAGGATACATTGTTGATAGAACTGGTTATCAGGTATTCAAAAACTGGGTATTGAAAGATGTAATTTTGAATCCTAAGGCGCAAGTAGCGGAGTATATATATTGGTAA
- a CDS encoding MFS transporter: MYKLKIWNPEDPIFWEQEGKKIANRNLWISVPALLVSFCIWVLWSVVAVNLNSAGFTFSTEELFNLVALPGLSGATLRIFYAFVIPVFGGRNWTVISTASLLIPAIGIGYAVQDITTTYKTMAILAILCGLGGGNFASSMGNISFFFPKKLKGTALGINGGLGNVGVSVVQFVVPFVITFGIFGSIGGEPQLLVNGGSAKSVWLQNAAFIWIIPIVVITVAAFFGMNNLETAKASLREQFSIFSCKHMWVMSFIYTIAFGSFIGYSAVFPLLIKLQFPGINPLQYAFLGPLVGALSRPIGGWAADKYGGARVSFGSIFIMSGATLGVIFFMNQHNFVAFFIMALILFVTTGAASGSTFGMSSKIFNPKEAAPAIGFISAVAAYGAFFVPIAFGWSTRTTGSPAMALYGFIAFYIISLFVIHYYYSRANAEIKC; this comes from the coding sequence TTGTATAAATTGAAAATATGGAATCCGGAGGACCCTATTTTTTGGGAGCAGGAGGGAAAAAAAATTGCGAACCGAAATTTATGGATTTCTGTTCCGGCTCTACTCGTATCTTTTTGCATTTGGGTGTTATGGTCGGTTGTAGCGGTTAATCTTAACAGTGCAGGGTTCACATTCAGTACGGAGGAGTTGTTTAATTTAGTTGCTTTGCCAGGATTATCAGGTGCAACGTTACGAATTTTTTATGCTTTTGTAATACCTGTTTTTGGTGGACGGAATTGGACGGTGATTAGCACAGCATCTCTTTTAATTCCAGCGATTGGTATTGGATATGCAGTACAGGATATTACGACAACCTATAAGACAATGGCTATACTGGCTATATTGTGTGGCTTAGGTGGAGGAAACTTCGCATCGTCTATGGGTAACATTAGTTTCTTTTTCCCTAAGAAATTGAAGGGAACTGCATTAGGAATCAATGGGGGATTGGGTAATGTAGGCGTCAGTGTTGTACAGTTTGTGGTACCGTTTGTTATTACCTTTGGAATCTTTGGCAGTATCGGTGGTGAGCCTCAACTTTTAGTGAATGGTGGGAGTGCTAAAAGTGTTTGGCTGCAAAATGCTGCCTTTATATGGATTATTCCTATTGTAGTGATCACAGTAGCCGCGTTTTTTGGTATGAATAACCTGGAGACTGCTAAAGCATCCCTTCGTGAACAATTCAGCATCTTTAGCTGTAAACATATGTGGGTCATGAGTTTTATCTATACCATTGCTTTTGGTTCTTTTATTGGTTATTCCGCAGTGTTTCCTTTATTGATAAAGTTGCAATTTCCTGGCATTAACCCGTTGCAGTATGCTTTTTTAGGACCTCTCGTAGGCGCTCTCTCTCGTCCTATAGGAGGCTGGGCTGCTGATAAATACGGTGGGGCGCGAGTAAGCTTTGGGTCTATTTTTATTATGAGTGGTGCTACCTTAGGAGTTATCTTTTTTATGAACCAACATAATTTTGTCGCATTTTTTATCATGGCATTAATTTTATTTGTTACTACTGGGGCAGCCAGCGGTTCCACGTTTGGCATGTCTTCCAAAATATTTAACCCTAAAGAAGCAGCGCCAGCTATTGGCTTTATTTCAGCCGTTGCTGCTTATGGTGCGTTTTTTGTTCCCATAGCTTTTGGTTGGTCAACACGGACTACTGGATCGCCTGCCATGGCCTTATATGGTTTTATTGCCTTTTATATCATCAGTCTATTTGTAATTCATTATTATTATAGTCGTGCAAATGCAGAGATAAAGTGCTAA
- the narJ gene encoding nitrate reductase molybdenum cofactor assembly chaperone: MIAKEMLQFLSILLQYPKSGWLEINQLRILASKLEHLPKKENIDTFLDYLDHRSCEELAAEYVDTFDFSEHCNLYITSLLCPDDRKRGQVLADLKAIYLQAGLEVDTEELPDYLPLLLEFLAIANQESCKQVLEIVGPGMEKLWQQLKEKHNPYAALLELCIPSTVPAACVETVHTGGDLS, encoded by the coding sequence GTGATAGCTAAAGAAATGTTGCAATTCCTCTCCATATTGCTGCAATATCCTAAGAGCGGCTGGCTGGAAATCAATCAATTACGTATACTGGCAAGTAAATTGGAACATTTGCCCAAGAAAGAAAATATAGATACTTTTCTGGATTATTTGGACCACAGAAGTTGTGAAGAATTAGCAGCAGAATATGTAGACACTTTTGATTTTAGCGAACACTGTAATTTGTATATTACCTCCTTGCTCTGTCCTGATGATCGAAAGCGTGGTCAGGTGCTGGCAGATTTGAAAGCAATCTATTTACAAGCTGGACTTGAGGTAGATACAGAGGAATTACCTGACTATCTTCCCCTGTTGCTTGAATTCTTAGCGATTGCTAACCAGGAATCATGTAAGCAGGTTCTAGAAATTGTAGGTCCTGGTATGGAAAAATTATGGCAGCAACTTAAGGAAAAACATAATCCTTACGCTGCATTGCTTGAGCTTTGCATCCCATCTACAGTACCAGCGGCATGTGTAGAAACTGTCCATACAGGAGGAGATCTATCATGA
- a CDS encoding nitrate reductase subunit alpha has translation MEKQELPLWKKLNFFKIKETAQNGWSQVVADDRDAETIYRKRWNYDKVVRTTHGVNCTGSCSWKVFVKDGIITSENQQTDYPSTGPDMPEFEPRGCPRGASFSWYVYSPLRIKHPYIRSQLLSLWREALTKNNGHLVKAWGSIVEDQDKAKQYKEVRGKGGFVRAEWQEVNEIMSAMLLYTIITYGPDRIAGFTPIPAMSMVSYAAGSRFLSLLGAPMLSFYDWYADLPPASPQIWGEQTDVPESSDWYNAGYIIMWGSNIPMTRTPDAHFMTEVRYKGTKVVAVSPDYAENVKFADNWLPVNPGSDAALAQAMTHVILKEFYVDKQEKYFLDYAKQFTDMPFLVLIEKEDTVYTPGRFVRASDLGLAVNKGEWKPVLWDAVQEGPAIPKGTIGQRWDSTGQWNLKMENESGEALSPLLTFLGLEDEQICVDLPEFTEGGTGIVKRGIPVKLIMNNGKLLRVTTVFDLMLAQYGVKRNLPGQYPVDYYDEQTYTPAWQKKHTNVETELVIQIAREFAQNAADTLGRSMIIMGAGINHWFNGDTIYRAILNLVILTGCQGVNGGGWAHYVGQEKCRPIEGWGTVAFARDWSMPPRLQNATSFFYFATNQWQYETHSMDGLKSPTVTKSRYSHPADYNVLAARLGWMPSYPQFSENPLQLSTKASQAGAETSEQVIRHVVEKLKDKSMSFAVEDPDNRKNHPRGLFVWRSNLISSSGKGHEYFLKYLLGASHGLLSEPNEELRPEEVTWNNAPPEGKLDLLVTIDFRMAGTALYSDIVLPAATWYEKTDLSSTDMHPFVHPFNPAINPPWEAKSDWDIFKSLAKAFSTTAKEYLPEVQQDIVAVPLMHDSPGEIAQPFGKVLDWRKGEVEAVPGKTMPNLVMVERDYKEIYNKFTSLGPLLGKNPVGAHGIAFPVKEQYEELKKSNGQITVPGVAFGRPAIETARQAAEAILTLSSATNGKLAMKAWEDAEKKTGMELKDISAGRAGEKFTFNDITVQPRQVIPTPVFTGSNQGNKRYSPFTTSIDHLMPFRTLTGRQHFYIDHEIMLEFGEAMPVYKPTLSPVLFAGKEHKPLAAGKEIVLRYLTPHGKWNIHSTYQDNLHMLTLFRGGPHVWVNHQDALQADLKDNDWVEVYNRNGVVAARVVVSHRMPRGTLYMYHAQDKHINVPGSAITGQRGGTHNSPTRVHVKPTQCIGGYAQLSYGFNYYGPIGNQRDIYVAVRKLKEVAWLED, from the coding sequence ATGGAGAAGCAAGAATTACCATTATGGAAAAAACTGAATTTCTTTAAAATCAAAGAAACAGCGCAGAATGGCTGGAGTCAAGTGGTTGCAGATGATCGAGACGCTGAAACTATATACCGTAAGCGTTGGAATTATGACAAAGTGGTACGCACGACCCATGGTGTAAACTGTACAGGGTCCTGCAGCTGGAAGGTATTTGTTAAGGACGGTATTATTACCTCAGAAAACCAGCAGACAGATTATCCTTCCACAGGACCGGATATGCCAGAGTTCGAGCCTAGAGGATGTCCAAGGGGAGCTAGCTTCTCCTGGTATGTATATAGTCCTCTTAGAATTAAGCACCCTTATATTCGCAGTCAATTATTGTCATTATGGCGTGAGGCATTAACAAAAAATAATGGTCATTTAGTAAAGGCTTGGGGCTCGATTGTAGAAGATCAAGACAAAGCAAAACAATATAAAGAGGTGCGGGGCAAGGGCGGCTTTGTACGGGCTGAGTGGCAAGAAGTTAATGAAATCATGTCAGCTATGCTGCTATATACCATTATCACTTATGGACCTGACCGCATTGCTGGTTTTACGCCTATACCTGCCATGTCCATGGTCAGCTATGCAGCGGGATCACGATTTTTATCACTCTTAGGTGCCCCTATGCTAAGCTTTTATGACTGGTATGCAGATTTGCCCCCTGCATCACCACAGATATGGGGTGAGCAGACGGATGTACCAGAAAGCAGCGACTGGTATAATGCGGGGTATATCATTATGTGGGGTTCCAATATACCAATGACTCGAACACCGGATGCCCATTTTATGACGGAAGTCCGTTATAAAGGTACGAAGGTCGTAGCCGTCAGTCCTGACTATGCGGAAAATGTAAAATTTGCTGACAATTGGCTTCCAGTTAATCCGGGATCAGACGCTGCTCTAGCTCAGGCAATGACCCATGTAATTTTGAAAGAATTTTATGTTGATAAACAAGAAAAATACTTTCTGGACTATGCAAAACAGTTTACGGATATGCCATTTTTAGTACTCATTGAAAAAGAGGATACTGTTTATACCCCGGGGCGTTTTGTAAGGGCTAGTGATCTTGGGCTGGCAGTAAATAAAGGCGAGTGGAAACCAGTACTGTGGGATGCAGTACAAGAAGGCCCGGCAATTCCTAAAGGGACCATTGGCCAGCGTTGGGATAGTACGGGACAATGGAATCTGAAAATGGAGAATGAATCTGGTGAGGCTCTTTCTCCTTTACTGACATTCCTTGGCCTGGAAGATGAGCAAATTTGCGTGGATCTTCCTGAATTTACGGAAGGTGGTACTGGAATTGTTAAACGAGGCATCCCTGTTAAATTGATTATGAATAACGGTAAATTGCTAAGAGTCACAACTGTATTTGATCTGATGTTAGCTCAATATGGAGTGAAACGTAATCTGCCAGGACAATATCCTGTAGATTATTATGATGAACAAACATATACCCCGGCTTGGCAAAAGAAACATACGAATGTGGAAACGGAATTAGTGATTCAGATAGCTAGAGAATTTGCCCAAAATGCTGCCGATACGTTGGGGCGGTCCATGATTATCATGGGAGCAGGCATTAATCATTGGTTTAATGGAGATACCATTTATCGGGCTATATTAAATTTGGTAATCCTAACTGGCTGTCAGGGCGTAAATGGCGGTGGTTGGGCTCATTATGTAGGACAGGAGAAGTGTCGTCCTATCGAAGGCTGGGGTACAGTAGCATTTGCTCGTGACTGGTCAATGCCTCCCCGTCTGCAGAATGCGACCTCCTTTTTTTATTTTGCCACCAACCAGTGGCAGTATGAAACACATAGCATGGATGGACTAAAATCACCAACAGTCACTAAAAGCCGCTATAGCCATCCCGCAGACTATAATGTGTTAGCCGCTAGACTTGGATGGATGCCTTCCTACCCTCAGTTTAGTGAAAATCCTTTACAGCTGAGTACTAAAGCCAGTCAAGCAGGAGCTGAAACTTCCGAACAAGTCATCCGTCATGTCGTTGAAAAACTCAAGGACAAATCCATGTCTTTTGCCGTAGAAGACCCTGACAACAGGAAGAATCACCCTCGTGGATTATTTGTCTGGCGTTCTAACCTGATTTCTAGTTCTGGTAAAGGGCATGAGTATTTTCTGAAATATCTACTGGGAGCATCTCATGGTCTCTTATCGGAACCGAATGAAGAGCTAAGACCAGAGGAAGTTACGTGGAATAATGCACCGCCAGAAGGTAAGCTGGATTTATTGGTTACTATAGATTTTCGTATGGCTGGCACGGCGCTTTATTCTGATATTGTACTGCCTGCAGCTACTTGGTATGAAAAAACAGATTTAAGCAGTACGGATATGCATCCTTTTGTTCATCCGTTCAATCCAGCTATTAATCCACCTTGGGAAGCCAAATCAGATTGGGATATTTTCAAAAGTTTAGCCAAGGCCTTTTCCACTACAGCAAAAGAATATCTGCCTGAGGTGCAACAAGATATCGTGGCAGTGCCTCTTATGCATGATTCGCCAGGCGAGATTGCCCAGCCTTTTGGCAAGGTGCTGGATTGGCGCAAAGGGGAAGTAGAAGCGGTGCCTGGAAAGACGATGCCGAATCTGGTAATGGTGGAGCGGGATTATAAAGAAATTTATAATAAATTTACTTCCCTTGGTCCATTGTTAGGAAAAAATCCAGTGGGGGCCCATGGTATTGCTTTTCCTGTTAAAGAACAGTATGAGGAACTAAAAAAGAGTAATGGGCAGATTACGGTGCCAGGTGTGGCTTTCGGTCGACCTGCTATTGAGACTGCTCGTCAAGCGGCAGAAGCAATCCTTACATTGTCAAGTGCTACTAATGGCAAATTAGCCATGAAGGCTTGGGAAGATGCGGAAAAGAAAACGGGTATGGAGCTTAAAGATATCAGCGCTGGCCGGGCGGGAGAAAAGTTTACTTTTAATGACATTACGGTGCAGCCTAGGCAAGTTATTCCCACACCTGTGTTTACTGGTTCCAATCAAGGAAATAAGCGCTATTCACCCTTTACTACCAGTATCGATCATTTGATGCCTTTTCGCACATTGACAGGACGGCAGCATTTCTATATCGATCATGAAATCATGCTGGAGTTTGGTGAAGCCATGCCTGTATATAAACCGACTTTATCACCGGTACTGTTTGCTGGCAAAGAACATAAACCCTTAGCAGCAGGTAAGGAGATTGTGCTGCGATATCTTACCCCCCATGGCAAATGGAATATACACAGTACCTATCAAGATAACCTGCATATGCTGACCTTATTCCGCGGTGGGCCTCATGTATGGGTGAACCATCAGGACGCCTTGCAGGCAGATCTTAAAGATAATGACTGGGTAGAAGTATATAACCGTAATGGTGTCGTTGCCGCCAGAGTAGTGGTGAGTCACCGTATGCCCAGGGGTACTCTTTATATGTATCACGCCCAAGATAAGCATATCAATGTCCCAGGTTCAGCCATTACCGGTCAGCGAGGCGGTACCCACAATAGTCCTACACGGGTTCATGTGAAGCCCACTCAATGTATTGGCGGATATGCCCAGCTTAGCTATGGGTTTAACTATTACGGGCCAATTGGCAATCAAAGAGATATCTATGTTGCAGTTCGCAAGTTGAAGGAGGTAGCTTGGCTTGAAGATTAA
- a CDS encoding PAS domain-containing sensor histidine kinase, translated as MRQKTSEPLFKDIFQYGSDAIVILDDKGIIIDANPSIEMLTGYCTEELIHKMSLCDICHGMERCADFTVCINCFTTLESMSSFKIRLLHRKGHIFSVSASTTRLPQNAGGFLIVVLRDMSEYNKQDQKYVQKKMANYMIQAQEGERKRVSRELHDGVGQTIYSMIVGLNIIEQMELENDLKSHFQLVRDMAVQALSEVRHIAVDLRPSSLDDWGIVPALRSFIKQFERTYGIVTRLSVVGQERRYGASIETALYRICQEAMINAAKYANIDTLEIHFEEQDQLLYLAVIDLGRGFNLEKIEVMGTGLGLYGMRERAKLIGGTLKITSGCDHGTTIRVYVPLGKEEEIIYDHSCSNS; from the coding sequence GTGAGGCAGAAAACTTCGGAGCCATTATTTAAAGACATTTTTCAGTATGGAAGCGATGCAATTGTCATTTTAGATGATAAGGGTATTATTATTGATGCGAATCCGTCAATCGAAATGCTGACGGGCTATTGTACTGAAGAGCTGATTCATAAAATGAGTTTATGTGATATTTGTCATGGGATGGAAAGGTGTGCAGATTTTACAGTTTGTATAAATTGTTTTACTACCTTAGAAAGTATGTCTTCCTTTAAAATTCGTTTATTGCACAGAAAGGGACATATTTTTTCGGTATCAGCTAGTACAACTCGTTTGCCGCAGAATGCTGGTGGTTTTTTGATCGTCGTACTTCGCGATATGTCCGAATACAATAAGCAAGACCAAAAATATGTTCAAAAAAAAATGGCGAATTATATGATTCAGGCGCAAGAAGGGGAACGTAAGCGTGTGTCTCGTGAGCTGCATGATGGAGTGGGGCAAACCATTTACAGCATGATTGTAGGACTTAATATAATTGAACAGATGGAACTAGAAAATGACTTAAAAAGTCATTTTCAATTAGTGAGAGATATGGCGGTTCAAGCTTTGAGTGAAGTCCGACATATTGCTGTAGATCTAAGACCTTCCTCACTTGATGATTGGGGAATTGTACCAGCCTTACGTTCTTTCATTAAACAGTTTGAGCGAACCTATGGAATTGTAACAAGGTTATCCGTTGTAGGACAAGAGCGTCGTTATGGAGCATCGATAGAAACAGCACTTTATCGTATTTGTCAAGAAGCTATGATAAATGCGGCTAAATATGCGAATATTGATACATTAGAGATACATTTTGAAGAACAGGATCAACTATTGTATTTGGCAGTTATAGATTTGGGAAGGGGTTTTAATCTAGAGAAAATAGAAGTGATGGGAACAGGATTAGGGCTTTATGGTATGCGAGAAAGAGCGAAATTGATTGGCGGTACTCTTAAAATTACTTCCGGATGTGATCATGGTACTACGATTCGTGTATATGTTCCCTTGGGCAAAGAGGAGGAAATAATCTATGACCATTCGTGTTCTAATAGCTGA
- the narI gene encoding respiratory nitrate reductase subunit gamma: MKFTEQFLWVIYPYIALTIFVVGHIYRYNTDQLGWTAKSSELLEKRSLWWGSMLFHAGILAVVGGHISGLLIPKAFFESIGVNEQMYHMAAVYGGGPAGLVALAGILILTLRRFGNDRVFAVSSAADLIVVILVLIEVSLGLASTITNVLSTGSFDYRETIGPWFRGLLFLQPAASFMAAVPLVFKLHVVVGFGIFALWPFTRLVHVWSMPIEYINRAYIQYFSKDLKVKSFH; encoded by the coding sequence ATGAAATTCACAGAACAATTTCTATGGGTGATCTATCCTTATATAGCGTTAACTATTTTTGTTGTTGGGCATATTTATCGTTATAATACGGATCAATTAGGGTGGACAGCTAAATCAAGTGAATTATTAGAAAAACGTAGTTTATGGTGGGGTAGTATGTTGTTTCACGCTGGTATTTTAGCCGTCGTTGGAGGGCACATTTCTGGTCTGTTGATCCCTAAGGCCTTTTTTGAATCCATTGGAGTAAATGAACAGATGTATCATATGGCTGCTGTTTATGGTGGAGGACCAGCTGGCCTGGTCGCATTAGCAGGTATTCTTATTCTTACGCTGCGCCGCTTTGGCAATGATCGTGTATTTGCAGTTAGTAGTGCAGCTGATTTAATTGTTGTGATATTGGTGCTGATTGAAGTTTCGTTAGGGTTGGCAAGTACAATTACAAATGTACTGAGTACAGGTAGTTTTGATTATCGGGAAACCATTGGTCCTTGGTTTAGAGGTTTATTATTTTTGCAGCCTGCTGCTTCCTTTATGGCTGCTGTACCTTTGGTGTTCAAACTTCATGTTGTAGTGGGTTTTGGAATATTTGCATTGTGGCCTTTTACAAGATTGGTACATGTATGGAGTATGCCTATTGAATATATCAACAGAGCATATATTCAATATTTTAGTAAGGACTTAAAAGTAAAATCATTTCATTGA